In one Vibrio sp. VB16 genomic region, the following are encoded:
- a CDS encoding ABC transporter substrate-binding protein, with protein MKYVKHIATSAMLTASLSATAFAGELVINSDQADPAPKAAWAEIIKLFEAENPDITVKYNLYDKEAYKTTIRNWLVTSPPDVVYWYAGNRMKTFVDRGLIEDVSDIWQEQGMMQDFKSAAPAMTVNGKQYGVPYTYYQWGVYYRKDLFEKFGISEPKTYDELKAAAATLKKNDIAPFAIGTKYLWTAAGWFDYLNLRTNGLDFHIQLMDGKVAYTDERVKKTFENWKELVEPGYYLKNHASYSWQEAQPFLYNGQAAMYLIGNFIAPNFPADVKDKMGFFQFPVIDPAVPMAEDAPMDTIHIPSKAKNKVDARKFLKFVSQPEIQKLVNDTMLQIPTNSKATTVDNEFLNIGVKMLAEAEGTAQFYDRDTSPAMAKEGMKGFQEFMVKPERLDAILKRLEKVRQREFK; from the coding sequence ATGAAATACGTGAAACATATTGCTACCTCTGCAATGCTGACGGCCTCATTATCAGCAACAGCTTTTGCAGGCGAACTCGTCATTAACTCTGATCAAGCCGACCCTGCACCTAAAGCGGCGTGGGCAGAAATCATCAAGCTTTTTGAAGCTGAAAACCCTGACATCACAGTCAAATACAATCTATACGATAAAGAAGCGTATAAAACGACCATTCGTAACTGGTTGGTAACGTCACCACCAGATGTCGTTTATTGGTACGCGGGTAACCGTATGAAAACTTTTGTTGACCGTGGCTTGATCGAAGATGTCAGTGATATCTGGCAAGAGCAAGGCATGATGCAGGATTTCAAATCGGCTGCACCAGCAATGACAGTAAATGGTAAGCAATACGGTGTTCCTTACACATACTACCAATGGGGTGTTTACTACCGTAAAGATCTTTTTGAAAAGTTCGGTATCTCTGAGCCAAAAACCTATGACGAGTTAAAAGCAGCAGCGGCGACACTGAAGAAAAACGACATCGCCCCTTTTGCTATCGGTACAAAGTATCTATGGACTGCAGCGGGTTGGTTTGATTATCTCAACTTGCGTACTAATGGCCTAGACTTCCACATTCAGTTGATGGACGGAAAAGTAGCGTATACGGATGAGCGAGTTAAGAAAACATTTGAAAATTGGAAAGAGCTTGTAGAGCCAGGTTATTACCTAAAAAACCATGCATCTTACTCTTGGCAGGAAGCACAACCATTCCTTTATAATGGTCAAGCGGCAATGTACCTCATTGGTAACTTTATTGCGCCTAACTTCCCAGCTGACGTGAAAGACAAAATGGGCTTCTTCCAATTCCCAGTGATCGATCCTGCTGTTCCAATGGCAGAAGACGCACCGATGGATACTATCCATATTCCATCGAAAGCGAAGAACAAAGTAGACGCACGTAAATTCCTTAAGTTTGTGTCTCAACCTGAAATCCAAAAGCTTGTTAACGACACCATGCTTCAGATCCCTACCAACAGTAAAGCAACGACGGTTGATAACGAGTTCTTGAATATTGGTGTGAAGATGCTTGCTGAAGCTGAAGGTACCGCACAATTTTATGACCGCGATACAAGTCCAGCGATGGCTAAAGAAGGCATGAAAGGCTTCCAAGAGTTCATGGTTAAACCTGAGCGTCTAGATGCAATTCTTAAGCGTCTTGAAAAAGTACGTCAAAGAGAATTTAAATAG
- a CDS encoding carbohydrate ABC transporter permease has translation MFPKPIEKSGRFVNISYRIALPISLMLWLLPLAAVMMTSIRSLEDINTGNYWGMPTDIQFIANYSQVFTQTPMGQYLINSLLITLPAVAGAVALSTLAGFALAKYKFKASIWIFALFIAGNFVPFQILMIPVRDITIAFGIYDTHWALIFFHIAFQSGFCTLFMRNFIVGIPDALIEAARVEGVSEWKIFWHIVLPLVRPALAALAVLVFTFIWNDFFWALVLVQSDEVRPVTAGLSALKGQWTASWQFVSAGAVVAAIPPVILFFTMQRHFIAGLTLGATKG, from the coding sequence ATGTTTCCAAAACCGATTGAAAAGTCTGGGCGCTTTGTCAATATAAGCTATCGAATAGCACTGCCTATCTCTTTAATGCTGTGGCTACTACCGCTAGCAGCGGTAATGATGACATCAATTCGTTCACTTGAAGATATAAACACAGGTAACTATTGGGGAATGCCAACAGATATCCAGTTTATCGCAAACTATTCTCAGGTTTTTACTCAAACTCCTATGGGGCAATATCTAATTAATAGCTTATTAATTACATTGCCTGCTGTTGCAGGGGCAGTAGCGCTATCGACGCTCGCTGGATTCGCATTGGCCAAATATAAATTTAAAGCAAGCATTTGGATATTTGCTCTATTTATCGCGGGTAACTTTGTACCATTTCAGATCCTTATGATTCCTGTGCGTGATATCACTATTGCGTTCGGGATCTATGATACTCACTGGGCGTTGATATTCTTCCATATCGCCTTCCAGTCGGGTTTCTGTACTCTGTTTATGCGTAATTTCATCGTTGGTATCCCGGATGCCTTGATTGAAGCGGCGCGCGTTGAAGGTGTGAGTGAGTGGAAGATTTTCTGGCACATTGTATTGCCACTCGTTCGACCGGCTTTGGCTGCGCTTGCTGTACTTGTATTTACCTTTATTTGGAATGACTTTTTCTGGGCATTGGTACTCGTACAAAGTGATGAAGTTCGTCCTGTAACCGCAGGCCTTAGTGCCTTGAAAGGGCAGTGGACAGCATCATGGCAATTCGTGTCTGCCGGAGCGGTTGTCGCGGCAATACCTCCAGTTATATTATTCTTTACTATGCAACGCCATTTTATCGCCGGATTAACTTTAGGTGCTACTAAAGGGTAA
- a CDS encoding carbohydrate ABC transporter permease → MEPSVKTIYPENRMPSVSKKRRISSKLSPWLFLAPGLIVFLIYVVYPILSSIWLSFYEWDGLGEKVWVGFANYQELFNSEAFYTALKNNVLWLVFFMLAPPIGLAIALFLNQQVRGIRVVKSLFFFPFVISQVVVGLVFSWFYDPNFGLLNIAFGWFGMEPISILADEDLVTYGIIAAGLWPQISYCMILYLTGLNNLDPEQLEAARLDGAKRFKMLWYVVIPQLRPATFIAIVVTVIGALRSFDLVAVMTTGGPWGSSTVLAYLMYEESIFNYRMGYGASVAVMLFLIMDIYIAYFLWRMLRSEK, encoded by the coding sequence ATGGAGCCTTCAGTGAAAACGATCTACCCAGAGAACCGAATGCCTTCGGTAAGTAAGAAAAGGCGCATCAGTTCAAAATTGTCACCATGGCTGTTTCTCGCACCAGGTTTGATAGTTTTCTTGATATATGTGGTTTACCCGATCCTTAGCAGTATTTGGTTAAGTTTCTACGAATGGGATGGACTTGGTGAAAAGGTTTGGGTTGGTTTCGCTAACTACCAAGAGCTTTTTAATTCTGAAGCATTTTATACTGCGCTAAAGAATAACGTATTGTGGTTAGTCTTCTTTATGTTGGCCCCACCAATCGGTTTAGCTATAGCACTGTTTTTGAATCAGCAAGTGAGAGGTATCCGTGTTGTTAAATCACTTTTCTTCTTCCCATTTGTAATCTCACAGGTTGTTGTGGGTCTGGTTTTCTCTTGGTTCTATGATCCAAACTTCGGTTTGTTGAATATTGCTTTTGGTTGGTTTGGTATGGAGCCAATCTCCATTCTAGCGGATGAAGACTTAGTCACCTACGGTATTATTGCTGCTGGGTTATGGCCTCAAATCTCTTATTGCATGATTCTTTACCTCACTGGTTTAAATAATTTAGATCCAGAGCAATTAGAAGCTGCACGCCTTGATGGCGCGAAAAGATTTAAGATGCTTTGGTACGTCGTTATTCCACAACTGAGGCCAGCGACCTTTATCGCTATTGTTGTAACGGTTATTGGTGCACTTCGCTCGTTTGACCTTGTTGCAGTAATGACGACAGGTGGTCCATGGGGCAGCTCTACGGTTCTGGCTTACTTAATGTATGAGGAATCTATCTTTAACTACCGCATGGGTTACGGTGCATCCGTTGCTGTAATGCTGTTCTTAATCATGGATATTTATATCGCTTACTTCTTGTGGCGTATGTTGAGGAGTGAAAAATAA